The Oncorhynchus mykiss isolate Arlee chromosome 27, USDA_OmykA_1.1, whole genome shotgun sequence sequence ACTAACCCCCAGTCCCAACCTGCTAGTCGGCAGAGGTCAGTCTTTGCCAAAGCCGTCGTTTGCGTCAATGCGGGTGAAAAGAAACACGGACCATAGAGCTCTCTACACCAGCTTCCAGCCTTAACCACACTGGTCCTGCTCACAATCCCTACATCTGCAAAACCTTGACAAATACAGTATAGAGAACTTTGTTCACTTGACCCCTCTGACTGGGTAGGGGAGACCACTGTAGGTTTCAGTTGTACAATGCTAATGGGAATGTGCTTCTCAAATAAACAGAAATGATTAAAACTGGAATTTGACCCTTGACATTTCCTTCTGCATGATGACCTGTGTTGGTAACATGTTTATTTTGATAGAGAAGTTGCTACAGGGTGGAAAACAGTCCTCAGGGGCCAGATTGTTGTTcctctttttctccatctctagcaaacacagctgatttaatcaaattgcattctaaactgaagatcatgattaggtgattattggagtcaggtgtgctAGCTGGGGCAAAActtacaccaatcaggccccggGGGACTGAAATTGCCCACCCCTGGTGTAGGGGTTATTGAACATGTATTGATTTACTTTTTAAAACCATTTGTCCTCCACATGACTCTAGTTGACGCTTGATATATGCAATGGCCACTAGAGGGGAGAGATGTGCTAATGTTCAGGTTTAGCACAGGAGTGTGGATTATTTGTTATACCCAATTTCATAATGATGATATTACAAGAAAGGGGCTACACAGAACTACTTTATTTTTCATGAATAGATGTGTGTGTCCCCATCGAATGACATACTAGATTCTGAATTAAACAAAGTGTGAGAATGACCGAAAGTGCACTTCATCAATGGTCACTAGCCCCCTCATGCATAGTAACCCCAGAGGAAGACTGCCACAGCCATCATAACCAGGGCATTAGCATCAACAACATGCTTCCAGAAGGGCTCCTCACTGATGTCAGGCAGCTCTTTGGATGCCTCAGTAACCTCCTCCTCTGTGAGCTCTGGGACCTGAGCGCCACTGACGCCACAGAACCAGCCAATGAGACGACAGATACCTGATTTGGGTTCTTCAGCATCCACtaacaaaggaaataaaacaaTATGATGGGCTTGTTAGACATTGCAGGTGCGTCAAGACAATCTACAAATCCCCTCACATAATAAATAAACTAATCGTAGATCAGTCAGTCCCAATTTACCCACAACGCATCATGGATTTGATCTGCACGACTGTAGTGGTGGGGGGAGTTGACACCGAAGTGGAAGTATGTTCTCTCATACCTGGGCTGTCTTCAGACTTGTCTCTGCTTTTCTCCTCTGCCTCCCTGCGTGCTATCCTCCCCTTCACTTCCTGCTTCCAGTCAaggtcatccctctcttccttgGAGTGGCGGAGGCTGAACACAAGACGGTGGAGCTAGGAGAAGAGCAGTTCTATCAGAAATCACTCACAGAGCATTACATGAGTAGATGCATACTACCATAGGTTTATTCATCCTGAGTTTATAGTAAATTGCATTAATATCTAATGGATGCAGGCATTTGATAAAACAGAATGTTTAGGCACACTCTATTCTGCCAACGAGCACTCACATGTATGTCGTCTATGGCCGGTGTACAGTAGCTGACAAGCAGCACCAGGATGGAGGTGCAGAAGAAGAGCAGCACAGCGAAGTAGAGGTAATGGACCCCACACACCAGAGTGGGGCAGTCTGAGGGGAACAGGCAGCTGCCTGAGCCAAACCAAAACTCTGGCCCCATACGGCACAGCCCCATAGCTAGGCCCCCCATCAGGCCCCAAAAAGCCCCCTGAAAGAAATAAAAATGTAGTACCAAAGTAAACAGAAGGGAAAGTTCATCCAGTGGTATATGtctgtattcacaaagcgtctcagtgTAAGAGTGCTGATGTAGAATCAGTTTGGCATTTCAGATCACATTGAATAAGGTTATATGAACGGGGGgagggcctgatcctagatcggcAGTCCTACCTTGAGATGCCTTGTGAATACGGGCCCAGATGTCTCTCTCACATTCATAGGTTACATTGCCAATGCTTTCCCTATGTCTCTCTCAACAATGTCCTCTCACAACAATGTAACTAGAACACAACACACCCTCTGACCTCACCTGCTCATTGACCCTCTTCACAAACACAGCCAGGAAGAAGACTGAGGCGATAGGCGGGGCCAGGTAGCTGGTCACTGATTGGATGTAGTCAAACAGCTGACCGCTCTGGGCCGCCTGGACCACAGGGATCCAGCAGATACTGATGGCTACGATGACGAGGACCCACACTCTGAGAAGGAGAGACGGAGTCAGTGAGAGGCAGACATTTTATTGGAACATACGTTATATTGACCAACTCCAGCTAATGGTCTGGGACAGCTGAACTTTTCTACCTAAACCAAGTTTTTCTATGTAAACCAAGTGAAAAAAGGCCCAGACCTGCCAACGACCATGAGCTCGCTCTCTCTGGCCTGCGGTCTGAAGCGGGTCCAGATGTCCATGGTGAACAGGGTGCTGCTGCTGTTGAAGATAGAAGCCAGGGAGCTCATCAGGGCCGCCAGCATGACCGCCAGCATCAGGCCCCTCAGACctgggggtgagaggagaggagacgggggagagagacaaattgtgtgtgtaaaaaaaaagaaatgtaacaCGATAAAAGTGTCACCCAGATCTGAGCGACTAGTTCAGCAGAGGAAAGAGACTTCTCACCATTGGGCATGACAGAGACCACCAGTTTGGGGTAGGCGATGTTGGAGCAGCCCACCTCCGTCCCACACACCTGCTTACACACCTCTGGCACCACACAACCCACCTCATCTGtcaacagagagaagacaggctgtTACCACGGAGCCCATAATGacaggaggaaaagagagggaacaccacacacacatattcagggTAAAAGAGGTGTAACAAACTGTCTTTTACAGAGTCCTTTGCTGCGTGCTCGTTTCCCTGTTCATGAAACTCTCCACTCAACTCTGTGTCAATCCTATGATGGCATATTTTTGGGAACTCACTTGGGAAGAGCACGCGGCTGATCATTCCGGGGAACACCATAAGGAACATGGGGAGCAGTTTCAGGTATCCACACATGATGCAGCCCGCCTTTACATGGGTCAGACTGCGTGCCGCCAGGCAGCGCTGCACGATCACctatacacacagacatgggggaagATACCAGATCAACTCAACCAACGATTTCATCTTCCCATCTGATCCATGTTGTTTCACATCCATCAAATTGAAGTATCTCTCACCATAGCAACAGAATGAGCAGAGGGGACATCAGCATTATGTCAAATTACATCCAGTCAGCAATGTGCAGTTTTGAATGGGTCATATACACTAAATGCACTATGAAATAAACCCACATATGAATTCCATCCACTGTGTTCCTATGAGCTTATTTACCTGGTCGGTGCACCAATACCAGCCACCCACGATGGCAATGCCAAAGAGGACCCCCGGCCAGGGTAGGTCCCCGGTCACGGGGTCCCTGAGCAGCTGGAAGGCGTCGTCTCGGGGGGTGAAGCACTGGGGGGAGATGTTGTAGCGCTGGGGCTCCAGGGACTGGTACGTGGAGGGCAGTGCTAACTTGTACTTCTCCAGCAGAGCATTGTAGCCCCCCACCTCAAAAAAGGCTGAGGAAAAAGATGAGAAAGgaagagggacacacacacacacaatgtcacatAGATAGCAGAGGTCAAGAGGAGTGGACTGGGAGGTCTATGGTGGGTCTACAGTGAGGCTGGGTCAAGGAAATGGTTTACTAAAGGTGGGggtggatgagagagggaggttggATGAAGGAGTGACTGAGTGGTGCACTAACAGATTCACTAGACACGTCAGCTAATTGAACATAACCAGTTGAGTCATGAGTTAGaaacatttattaaagtgtcacTTCACAATGATACAATAGATGACAATACAACATACACATTTTAAAAGTCACATTGTGGACCACTGAAATAATGTTTTGAGACACTAAATGCAGTCATAATCAAAACATGGTACAGTATTTCATTTGTAGGTACAGTACCCATAATACATGACATCATCTGTACATCATTGGTATCAGTTAGTacacggtgcattcagaaagtattcagaacctctccccttttccacattttgtaaagttacagccttattctaaaatgaattaaatcaaatattttcctcatcaatctgcacacaatactccataatgacaaagcgaaaacatttttgcaaatgtattaaataaaaaacagaaataacttatttacataagtattcagaccctttgtccgtagagttccgagacaggattgtgtcgaggcacagatctggggaactgtactaaaacatttttgcagcattgaaggtccccaagaacctgagccaatcctcagtaaaaggcacatgacagctcgctgtttgccaaaaggcacctaaaggactctcagaccatgagaaacaagattctctggtctgataaagccaagattgaactctttggccggaatgccaagcatcatgtctggagtaaacctggcaccatccctatggtgaagcatggtggtaacagcattatgctgtggggatgtttttcagcagcagggactgggagactagtcaggatcgggtGAAAGATGAACGAACAAAGTACAAacggatccttgatgaaaacctgttccagagcactcaggacctcagactggggtggaggttcaacttccaaaaagacaacaaccctaagcacacagccaagacaacacaggagtggctttgggacaggtctcggactgtccttgagtggcccagccagagcccggacttgaacctgatcgaacatctctggagagacctgaaaatagctgtgcagcgacgctccccatccaacctgacagagctcgagaggatttgcagagaagaatgggagaaactccccaaatacaggtgtgccaaacttgtagcgtcatacccaagaagactcacggctgtaatcgctttcaaatgtgcttcaacaaagtactgaggaaagggtctgaatacttatgtaaatgtgggggaaactatttaatcaattttagaaaaaggctgtaacgttacaaaatgtggacaaagtcaaggggtctgatactttcagaatgcactgtatatacacatgaaTGCATAAACAAAAACTTCTCCATTTCTTGTTACTCCGTCATGTGTTGAGTAACAAGTGGAGTCAACAAGGTGGAATGTGTGGCACTCTGGACACAGGACTCTGAACTTACCGAAACCCGTGAGGCTGAAGGCGCCAGCGATGATGACAAACGTCTGGACGGTGTCTGTGTACATCAGAGCAGCTAGGCCCCCTAGCGACACAGATTAATACGTTTGAAAGTTTCAATGTCTAGTACAGGGAAATGCCTTTCTTGACAACTCAAAACACAACAATGCAATgatcaataacaatgtattactagaagaaaaaaaacacaagaaagtaGAATGAGAAATATGAAATTCACAATAAAGTAAATAAGTAAGCATACGTTCCAATACCATCTTTacatgtacagggatactggagtgatagaggtagatgtgtatagAGGTAAGGTGACTAGACAACAATAACCCAGTTAATGAACAAACCACTGAGGTCATCTAggagtgtttcccaaactcggagttgggaaacactcctctaggatacacacacacaatacaatgaTTATCTATTCACCTCTAGGTGACCCTACACCCTCTTTGGGTTGAGGGTAACAGACAAAATGCCTGAGGCCCTGTTTTTTCCCTATGGGTCATCTTTTCCAAACATGCCCTCTCTTTAATCGCGGACAGCCTTTTCGTCTCCTTTCATTCtccacatgtccaattctcccttggGCGTCCATTCATGTCTATCCTGTATCAATTCactgtcaagtgtcttatctACTTTAAGAGTTATCTGTGCTGCTTTGTATGTTCTTAATTTTAGATATATTTATCTATTTAAACAGTGacccttttctctcctttcttatttCACAGACACTAGTCAATGCTCCTATTTCGGTGTCACCCCTATCTTGCTTATTTCCtggcctccttctcctctctgctctcaaaCCTTCAAGGTCTCAGCAGTGCGGGGAGGACTCCTCTGTCTGCCCTTTTTCCTATCTTTTTCCTATCTGTCTGTAGCTCTTTATTAACAAAGTGTCTCACTGTTTGGCTTTATCTGAACTCATggattttttggggaaaaaacatGTCTATGGTGGCAATTTCTAAAGTCCTTACATAGGTTGATTAAGGTTATCTTGATCCTATCAATGATCCTGAATCACCACAGATGTCATATATCCCTGTCCACTTTATACTATTTAAATACAAATCTTCTAGTATTCAAATGAAGCCAAAACGAATGCTAACCATATCATGTGCTTTCTGTACTAATGAAATCTCTCCCTTCTAGAGTccactgtattttatttaacaatAACATGGGTTAACCTTAAAATCAGTCACATCAATCATTTAATATATGTTGCATAGTGTggaatacattatttacagtaatttaccatccctaAGAACTGCAACTTATTTATTTTCACTAATCATTTTAATGCTTATATAATCACTAGttatctggggcggcagggtagcctagtgattagagcgttggactagtaactgaaaggttactagtccaaatccccgagctgacaaggtacaaatctgtcgttctgcccctgaacaggcagttaaacccaccgttcctaggccgtcattgaaaataagaatttgttcttaactgacttgcctagttaaataaaggttctaTCTCAATGTATTTTCATGCCCTATTTGCTTAAAATATGTCCTGTCCAAACCTCAATGTAATTGAATGTAATTTGTGCATCATTTGATCAAACAGATGTCACCTGTGACTGTGTACAGAGCTGTGATGGAGAGGAGGGCTATCACAGCCACATAGATGTTCCAGCCTAGAGCCTGCTGTATGAACACAGCCCCAGAGAACATgtccacctggagagagagagatgaggagacagTCAGACTGGTCCACGGGTATGTTTATACCTCAATAAAACATACAGAACTCAGGAGTCTTAGCAATACCACAGATACAATCAATGTTGGGGAAAATGTCATGATAAAGGACTGTGGGGGACGTTCATAGCATGTTACAAACAGTGCCCCATAGTGCTGCCctagaccagggctctccaaccttgtACCTGGAGAGCCACCCTCCTTtgggttttcgctccaaccccagttgtaactaacctgattcagtttatcaaccagctaatcaTTAGAATCAgttgtgctagattagggttggagcgaaaacatacaggacggtagctctccacgAACAGGGTTGGGGAGCCCTGTCCTAGACTCACAGAGATTTTGGTGAAGATGTAGAGGAACAGAGAAATGACAGAGAGGTACAGACTGATCCTGGTTCCCCCAAACCTCTTCTTCAGGTACTGAGGCATTGTAATTACCTAAGCAACGGGAAATGCAGAAATTTCAGACAAATGGACACAAATCTCTGCAGTATGCCATGTTAGTTGGCATATAATGGTCTTGTGTAACTTACCCCCGCTGTGAGGTAAACGGGGACAAACAGCCAGCCCAATAGGAGCACGATAAACAAGGCCTGGGTAGAGAAAGAGGGCTCCAATTTCAGAAGAATCTCAATTTCCTGATCAGCACATTTTACAAAGTATTGTCACTGTGTATTGTACTCAAAACTCTGTAATAACATGTCATAACTTATTTTAAGGGGGCAAATTATACTTACATTCCACTCAAAACCCCCCACAGCAATTCCACTGGCTGCTCCGGTACCAGCAAGGCCCACAAAGTGACCACTACCAATATTACTGGCAAACAGTGATGCTCCaacctagagagagaaagagagagagagagagagagagagagagagagagagagagagagagagaaagagaaagagagagagagagagagagagagagagagagagagagagagagagagaggggagagagagagagagagagagagagagagagagagagaggagagagagagagagagagagagagagagagaggggagagaggagagagagagagagagagagagagagagagaggggagagagagagagagagagagagagagagagagagagagagagagagagagagagagagagagaggggagagagagagagagagagagagagagagagagagagagagaggggagagagagagagagagagagagagagagagagagagagagagagagagagagaggggagaactgAGAAACACATCCTCATAATGTGGCATGTGACACTTAGCTTCTGGAAAATcttatatcttgaaaacttgactttTGACATGAAACACATATTGGGACTgtgtcaacagtggactaattaaacaaataccaaaatacagTTTTTGAGTGGAATTGTCCTTGAACACACATACAGGCTGTAATGTATACAATGGGACTGGGCAAGACAGGAAAGGTGACTGGAAGCTAAAACTAGCAGAAGAAGAGACCCAAAGGGTTAGTTAAAATACAAGAGTTGTCAAAGGTCAAGTTGAACTCACTGGCCACCATGTCATGGTCCGTCCTGCCAAAAAGTAGCCTCCCACAGTTCCACGGTTGGTCCGGAACATAGACTGGAAGACAGGACATTCACTGGATGTAAGCCCTAGGCAGTGGTTTACCTCATGACATACTCGACTGTATTGTACATGTCAATAAGTGGAATATGACCTATACAAATACCCAGTTTGACATAACATCATTATGATAAATTATACATGGAAAGAATCATGTATAACTTACAACTATGTAGGCTACAGACAGATATCCAGATAGGTGTAACTACTAACCCAGACGCCTACGCCAATGACCAGAATGAAGTAGCCGATGATGACCAAGATATCAGCTAGATTATTAATGGTCCTCGTCGCCGGCGTGGTCTCAGACGTGTGGTTCTCCATTTCTCAACGGCGTCAAAGGGCCTAATAATGTCAAACCAAAGGGTATCAGTCCAAGACTTGGAGGAAAGGATAATGATAATACGAGTGTCTATTAAATAGTGGGCTCACTCCCTAACGTTCGATAAGAGAAATGccaggtgaaggagaggagagaatggtcAGAGTGGATGGTCAGTAAGACCTTTGGTCAACAGGAAAAGAGACTGACTCAAGGAGTTTATTAATGACAGTAATAATTAACGCAGGCCTCTTCACTTATACACATGGTTTAGTTCtagtaaaaaaaattaaagctCCATTAGTTCAGTCCAACCTTCTATCGTAAACATGTCGAACAAACTTGATTTTCTCTTCCATGTGAAAATTGTTATATTGGTAACTTAATTCAATTGTTACAGGTGTTAACATTTGGTTTACCGTGACccaaaatgtgcctaaagcaAGAACAAAGACTACATCCGCTGTCATATTGGTCTCTGACCAAAGGCTACACCACTACAAAGACCCTGCTGTAAATGTGTTGAGCGAGACTACGAGATGTCTGCATGAGTGACTACGAGACCGTCCATTCTAAATGTGACTCGGGTTAATGATTTCTTCTCTTTTTAGTAACATACACAAAATGACAGAATGACAAACGGACCGATGGACCTGTTGTCGTAGCCCAGAGAGGAACATTGTAAAACAGGAGAATAATCCCAAAAATCTTAAGCAAATATGTCCTTTAATCATTTGATAGAATAACTGTCATCAAATTATCAATTTGTCTTTCAGTTCAAAAACATAAATCAGATTACATGAGTGAGGTGATGTTTTTCTTAAGGGGTATGAGGTATTGGGGGGATCCCTTGTTGTTACATACCATAATCCAACGTTCACTCCCCAACACATTTGCACTCTTCACACAGCTCTATGGAGCAAAGGGACGTGCTCAACTAAAATCCCAAATAAACTTGCCCGTCTAAAAACCAAAAGGTGTCAGGTATTCTGCAGGATCTGCCTGCTCCTGTGGTATGTAAGTAACCCATACATCTGGAAATTAACTCTAATTATGTGGTCTGTAATCTGAACCAAAAAAAACAGAATTTTCAGAAATGAATTGTATTAAGACCTTAATATTTAAAATTCTAGCTTGGATTACACAGTTGTTTGAGCATGGAGACTTGGGTGCAATAGTGATTACGAAACCACGCTATCCCGTCTGATGATAACACGATCTGATTGGAGGAGTGTTAAGGGTGAATAGCGATGAAGAGAAACTGACCAAAAATAACAAGTGACTAAAATCTAGGTCATGTTTATtagagaattttttttttttttaaatacaaaacatGTTGCAACGCAAACCAAAAATGAATGTATAGGtcattggacaagtccaggtaggtggtccttccctgtttcagctcattttcttctgtttggtgcctaatgaacatgggGCCCTGGAATCACTGGATAGTGAAAGACTAAAGTTACACAAAAGTGGGATCCTTTGGTGAATTTCAGAAAGTTTGggatagaaaataaataaaaaatgaaaacacCTCATCAAATTTCAATAAACAAATGTAAACCCTGCCAAACATTCACAACATAGGAATTTAACGGCTGCATAGGCCTATAAATTGGCAAAGGCTGAGGATGTGTGTTCAATAGGCAAACAATTttcaaaccatttaaatgcattcAAATCATTTTTGAGAAGGACTTGAGCATTTTTGTGGCATACGGTGGTTACATTCAGACgcgagtcccccccccccccccccactgtctcAAGTGTTAAAAATTAATAACATTTCATTTCATTATTGAAACCCCATGAATGCTGGTCTTAGCCACAGCTCATTAGTCCTGCTGTGGCTAGTCATCATCAGGATTGCGGTCCTCCCGAGCCAGTCTCAGTCGGGACAGGATGTGTTTCTTGGGGAACTTGAGGGTGGTACAGCCGAACTGGCTGACTCCCCCCGTGTCTCTGGGTAGTTTCTCCCGTCTCTGGACCCAGCTGCGCCAGCCAGGCTTCCAACAGTACACACTGTCATAGAAACGGGAGCCGTTCTCCCCGCCCAGCACGTATATCCTG is a genomic window containing:
- the slc5a2 gene encoding sodium/glucose cotransporter 2 (The RefSeq protein has 3 substitutions compared to this genomic sequence); this encodes MENHTSETTPATRTINNLADILVIIGYFILVIGVGVWSMFRTNRGTVGGYFLAGRTMTWWPVGASLFASNIGSGHFVGLAGTGAASGIAVGGFEWNALFIVLLLGWLFVPVYLTAGVITMPQYLKKRFGGTRISLYLSVISLFLYIFTKISVDMFSGAVFIQQALGWNIYVAVIALLSITALYTVTGGLAALMYTDTVQTFVIIAGAFSLTGFAFFEVGGYNALLEKYKLALPSTYQSLEPQRYNISPQCFTPREDAFQLLRDPVTGDLPWPGVLFGIAIVGGWYWCTDQVIVQRCLAARSLTHVKAGCIMCGYLKLLPMFLMVFPGMISRVLFPNEVGCVVPEVCKQVCGTEVGCSNIAYPKLVVSVMPNGLRGLMLAVMLAALMSSLASIFNSSSTLFTMDIWTRFRPQARESELMVVGRVWVLVIVAISICWIPVVQAAQSGQLFDYIQSVTSYLAPPIASVFFLAVFVKKVNEQGAFWGLMGGLAMGLCRMGPDFWFGSGSCLFPSDCPTLVCGVHYLYFAVLLFFCTSILVLLVSYCTPAIDDIHLHRLVFSLRHSKEERDDLDWKQEVKGRIARREAEEKSRDKSEDSPVDAEEPKSGICRLIGWFCGVSGAQVPELTEEEVTEASKELPDISEEPFWKHVVDANALVMMAVAVFLWGYYA